One Curtobacterium herbarum genomic window carries:
- a CDS encoding holo-ACP synthase codes for MIIGIGVDVVDLERFERVLTRTPAMRSRLFTDAEQLRDGEPRPVASLAARFAAKEALIKAFGSSAGLSWRELEVVSDDQRNPSLTLHEGAQRVADERGVAHVHLSLSHDGGIATAFVVIEGRDRPATEGPIA; via the coding sequence GTGATCATCGGCATCGGGGTCGACGTGGTCGACCTGGAACGGTTCGAGCGGGTCCTGACACGGACCCCCGCGATGCGGTCGCGGCTGTTCACCGACGCCGAGCAGCTGCGGGACGGCGAGCCACGCCCGGTGGCGTCGCTCGCTGCCCGGTTCGCGGCGAAGGAGGCCCTGATCAAGGCCTTCGGGTCGAGTGCCGGCCTGAGCTGGCGGGAGCTCGAGGTCGTCTCGGACGACCAACGGAACCCGTCGCTCACCCTGCACGAGGGCGCGCAACGGGTCGCCGACGAGCGCGGCGTCGCGCACGTGCACCTCTCGCTGTCGCACGACGGCGGGATCGCGACGGCGTTCGTCGTCATCGAGGGCCGGGACCGGCCCGCAACGGAAGGACCGATCGCGTGA